From the Selenomonas sp. oral taxon 920 genome, the window GGCGGCGAGGAGAAGTCGGAGTTCACGGTCGTTCTCGCATCCGCAGGCGATAAGAAGATCAATGTCATCAAGGCTGTCCGTGAGGCAACGGGTCTCGGCCTGAAGGAAGCGAAGGAGCTCGTTGACGGCGCACCGAAGCCGGTCAAGGAGAACGTCGGCAAGGCTGAGGCTGAGGAGCTCAAGAAGAAGCTCGAAGAGGCCGGCGCAACGGTCGAGCTGAAGTAATTCAGACGAAACTGATTTTGAGAAACCGCTTTCCCGTTTGGGGAGGCGGTTTTTATTTGCTGTGAATGAGGAAATACAAAGAAACATTAGAAATATAAAATCCATACAAAAGGAACAGATGAGTCTAGGAATAAAGTCACATATATGTTAAGATGGGGACAAAGATAAACGATAATAACATTAAGGTAATAGTAAAAAGATGTGTGGAGGCTCGGATGCGGATGAAACGACATAAGAGAGGAAAGAGGATGGGCGTGCAGCGTGTCGGAGGACATACCGCGCGCTTCTTTCTTGTCTCCTGTATGGCAATGTCCGTCTGTGCATCTCCTGCCTTTGCTGCAGAGACGAACATGACCGCTGAGCAGCGCATCTGGGTTGCACGCTATACGTTCTCGGGAGAGAATCCCGTGACGGAGGCGGAGCTGGCGGACGTACTTGCAGAGCACAGGCATAAGGATGCAACGCTTACGGAACTTGAGGCACAGGCGGACAAGCTCACGAAGTATCTGCGCTCGAAGGGATATTTTGTTGCCTTTGCCTATCTTGCGCCGCAGGACTTCAAGGACGGCGTTGTGGACTTTACGATCGTTCCGGGGCATTACGATCAGATTATCGTGAACAACGAGTCCTATCTCAAGGAGGAAGCGATCCGACGTGAGATCGGTATTTCTTCCGGTGAGATTGTGAAAAAAAGTACACTTAACCGAGGTGTCTGGCTGACAAATGACCTTTCGCGAGTGGAGGCAAATACACAGCTGAAGGCGGGCAGACGGCAGGGGACGACGGATCTCATCGTCAACGTGAAGAACAAGGGACATCGTACATGGGGCTATGTCGGCATCGATAACGGGGGCTACCGCTATACGGGACGCTATCAGTACAGTGCCTTTGTCAACTATGCCAGTCCCGCGCGCGAGGGGGATCTGATCTCTGTCGGCGGCGTTCTGTCAAACGGCGGCATGTGGTCGGGCTCGGCCTCCTACTCAACACCGATTGCAAAGCAGGGGGAGCGGATCGGCGTCAGCTATGCGCGTTCGCATTACACACTCGGCGGCGCATTCTCTGCACTTGACTACACGGGAACGGCGGAGACGGTGAGCGTTCACTGGCAGCACAATTTCAAACGCAGCCGTGATGTAAACATCTACGGAACAGTTCGTTTTGATTTCAAAAGTCTCGAAGATGAGGCGAAGGGGATGGCGTACAGCAACCCAAAGAGTGCGCACAACTGGGTGTTTGGTGTGAACGGCGACAGTTTGGACCGTTTCTGGACGGGTGGAAAAAACACGTTTGCACTGAATTATACGCACGGCGATCTCTCCATTGACGACGAGATGCAGCGTGTGTACGATACGGCAACGGCGCGGACGGCGGGGCAATTTGGGAAGTGGAATCTCGAACTGACACGTCTCCAACACATCAGTGAGCGCGTTTCGCTCTATCTGAGCTATCAGCGGCAGTGGGCGACGAAGAATCTGGATTCCTCGGAGAAATTCTCGCTCGGGGGTCCGAACGGCGTACGTGCCTACCCTGTCGGCGAAGCGTCAGGCGACGACGGCTGGCGCTGGACATCGGAGCTGCGCTGGAATCTGCCGACGCGCGAGGGTGATGACAATGTATGGCAATTGATTGCATTCGCCGACGGCGGTCATGTGAATCTCTATCACAACAAGCTGCCGGGATATACAGGCGCTGCAGGGCGCAGCCTTTACGGTGCAGGTGTAGGCGTGAATTGGAGCAATCAGGCAAACTGGGTGGCACGCGCATACTATGCGTGGAAGATCGGCTCTGAGGAGGCAGTCTCAGATACGGATCGCAGCGGACGATTCTGGCTTCAGATTTACAAGTTTTTCTGATGGCGTTATAACCACTGTGTTTTGATTGAAGGGGTATCAATATGAGCATGATGAGAAAACAGCGTCGCGGGCGTATGCGCCGCAGCGTCGGTATATTAGCGGCGGGCGCCATGATGGTAAGCGGCATGAATCACGCGATGGCGCTGCCGCAGGGCGGACAGGTCGCGGCAGGTGCTGCAGAGATTGCCGCATCGCAGACAGAGATGGCGATTCATCAGGCAACGCAGAACGCCGTTATCAACTGGAATTCGTTCAATATCGGTGCGGGCGAGCGCGTCAATATCCATCAGCCGAATGCACAGGCAGCGCTGCTGAACCGTGTGCTCGGAGGGAATCCCTCTGAGATATTCGGCACGCTCTCGGCGAACGGCCGCGTTTTCCTCGTCAACCCTGCGGGCGTGCTCTTTGCGCCCGGTGCACAGGTGGATGCAGGCTCAATTGTTGCCTCCACGATGAACATTACCAATGCTGACTTTATGGCGGGGAAGTACGCCTTTGTCGGTACACCGAATGACGGCAAGGTAATCAACCGCGCCTCGCTCATTGCAAAAAATGAGGGAACGGTAGCCCTTCTCGGCAAGGATGTTGTGAACGAGGGCGTTATTGTTGCGAAGAAGGGCGCGGCAGTCCTTGCATCGGGTGAAGCTGTGTCGCTTGACTTCAACGGCGACGGCAAGGTTTCGGTCGTCCCGACGAGAGCGGCGATGGAGCAGGCGGTTACGAATAAAGGTCTCGTCGAAGCGGACGGAGGTCTCGTTTTCATGTCTGCAGCGACGGGTGATGCACTGACGCGCTCGGC encodes:
- the rplL gene encoding 50S ribosomal protein L7/L12, translating into MNKDQILEAIENMTVLELSELVKAMEEKFGVSAAAPVAVAAVGGAAPAAAGGEEKSEFTVVLASAGDKKINVIKAVREATGLGLKEAKELVDGAPKPVKENVGKAEAEELKKKLEEAGATVELK
- a CDS encoding ShlB/FhaC/HecB family hemolysin secretion/activation protein gives rise to the protein MAMSVCASPAFAAETNMTAEQRIWVARYTFSGENPVTEAELADVLAEHRHKDATLTELEAQADKLTKYLRSKGYFVAFAYLAPQDFKDGVVDFTIVPGHYDQIIVNNESYLKEEAIRREIGISSGEIVKKSTLNRGVWLTNDLSRVEANTQLKAGRRQGTTDLIVNVKNKGHRTWGYVGIDNGGYRYTGRYQYSAFVNYASPAREGDLISVGGVLSNGGMWSGSASYSTPIAKQGERIGVSYARSHYTLGGAFSALDYTGTAETVSVHWQHNFKRSRDVNIYGTVRFDFKSLEDEAKGMAYSNPKSAHNWVFGVNGDSLDRFWTGGKNTFALNYTHGDLSIDDEMQRVYDTATARTAGQFGKWNLELTRLQHISERVSLYLSYQRQWATKNLDSSEKFSLGGPNGVRAYPVGEASGDDGWRWTSELRWNLPTREGDDNVWQLIAFADGGHVNLYHNKLPGYTGAAGRSLYGAGVGVNWSNQANWVARAYYAWKIGSEEAVSDTDRSGRFWLQIYKFF